Proteins encoded by one window of Vigna radiata var. radiata cultivar VC1973A chromosome 5, Vradiata_ver6, whole genome shotgun sequence:
- the LOC106760298 gene encoding bidirectional sugar transporter N3-like: MAIHHQTLAFIFGLLGNIISFMVFLAPLPTFYQIYKKKSTEGFQSLPYIVALFSSMLWIYYAFVKREGTLLLITINSFGCVIETLYLAIFLIYAPRKTRLSTFMIIFLLDVFGFGGMLLLTLFLTKGSKRLKVIGWISLVFNISVFAAPLGIMKRVIKTKSVEFMPLSLSFFLTLNAIMWFFYGLLLNDYYIALPNTLGFLFGIIQMVLYLIYRNPKTNKVTKLQEPNSHEIIDIGEPSELNHVSSGAVTEIATEDPNRREEGNGNPKNTMDSHSNM, encoded by the exons ATGGCCATTCATCACCAAACTTTGGCTTTCATTTTCGGCCTTCTAG GAAACATCATCTCCTTTATGGTGTTCCTCGCTCCACT ACCGACTTTTTACCAAATATACAAGAAAAAGTCTACGGAGGGGTTTCAATCACTACCTTATATTGTTGCATTGTTCAGTTCAATGCTCTGGATTTATTACGCTTTCGTAAAAAGGGAGGGCACCCTCCTTCTCATTACTATTAACTCCTTTGGATGTGTCATAGAGACACTCTACCTTGCCATCTTCTTAATTTATGCACCCAGAAAAACTAGG CTTTCAACCTTCatgattattttcttgttgGATGTTTTTGGGTTCGGAGGCATGCTTCTTTTAACTCTCTTCCTAACAAAAGGATCCAAACGCCTTAAAGTGATTGGATGGATTTCTCTCGTTTTCAATATAAGCGTATTTGCTGCTCCTCTCGGGATTATG AAACGTGTGATAAAGACGAAAAGTGTGGAATTCATGCCTTTAAGTTTGTCCTTCTTTTTGACCTTAAATGCTATCATGTGGTTCTTCTATGGCCTTCTCCTCAACGACTACTACATCGCT CTCCCAAATACACTAGGTTTTCTATTCGGCATAATTCAGATGGTGCTGTATTTGATTTATAGAAACCCCAAGACAAATAAGGTAACGAAATTGCAAGAACCAAATAGTCATGAGATTATTGATATTGGGGAACCGTCTGAGCTGAATCATGTAAGCAGTGGTGCTGTGACTGAGATTGCTACTGAGGATCCAaatagaagagaagaaggaaatggAAACCCTAAGAACACCATGGATTCCCATAGCAATATGTGA